In Desulfosediminicola ganghwensis, a single window of DNA contains:
- a CDS encoding tyrosine-type recombinase/integrase has protein sequence MDTVYHARRWAKRWSGLTCTEITIELITELRDERSKISNQTANKELRHLRSLFNWGIKKGYVQHNPASVVDMMRVEKRKVYVPSQHDIDKVFAVASAEQLDYLWCLRDTLARSREINRLKWEDIDFENNTITLHTRKKKHGTKTPRLIPMTQKLCEVLTRRCDMRSQAIPWVFWHRYYSRNEGKVVTGPYKDRKRFMRSLCEKAGVKYFRFHPLRHAGASLMENINIPVTHIQEILGHENRKTGKLQKHISMLSTRPSMKL, from the coding sequence ATGGACACAGTTTACCATGCAAGGCGATGGGCGAAAAGATGGTCAGGTTTAACTTGCACTGAGATAACTATTGAACTAATAACAGAATTGAGGGACGAACGAAGCAAAATATCCAATCAAACTGCTAACAAAGAGTTAAGACACCTTCGTTCTCTCTTTAACTGGGGAATCAAGAAAGGCTATGTTCAACATAACCCCGCCTCAGTTGTTGACATGATGAGAGTAGAAAAACGAAAAGTTTATGTACCATCTCAGCATGATATCGATAAGGTGTTCGCTGTAGCCAGCGCGGAACAACTCGATTACTTGTGGTGCTTGCGTGATACACTTGCCCGATCACGTGAGATTAACCGATTGAAGTGGGAGGACATCGACTTTGAAAACAACACTATTACTCTCCATACTCGCAAGAAAAAGCACGGCACCAAAACTCCTCGTCTCATACCTATGACCCAAAAACTCTGTGAGGTACTTACTCGTAGATGTGATATGCGAAGCCAAGCAATACCATGGGTATTTTGGCACAGGTATTATTCTCGAAATGAAGGTAAAGTTGTAACTGGACCATATAAAGATCGTAAAAGATTCATGCGCTCTCTGTGTGAAAAGGCAGGTGTTAAATACTTTCGGTTTCACCCTCTACGGCATGCAGGTGCTAGCCTGATGGAAAACATCAATATACCCGTCACTCATATCCAAGAAATTCTTGGACATGAAAACAGGAAAACAGGAAAACTACAGAAACATATATCCATGCTATCAACAAGGCCAAGCATGAAGTTATAA